The Raphanus sativus cultivar WK10039 chromosome 6, ASM80110v3, whole genome shotgun sequence sequence TTATTGGTTTCATGTTGCTCTGCTCTGTCTGAATGTTCTGTTCAATCTTCAGTGAGATGTATTGAATGCTCTATCAGTTGAGTTGATATCgatgttgttttattttgaaaccaGGATTGAAAAATTATGATCTTTATGAACAATCGTTAGTTTATTGGTTTCATTGTTGTCTGTGATTGACAAGCAATTGGCAGTGGAAGTTCAAGGGAAACTCAATCGGTACTAGTGGTCCTCAGGCTCGTCAGATTCGTATAGCTGAATGTCTTGTTGGTGATGAGACTGGAATCATTATCTTTACTGTTTTGATATATGAATCGGTGTTGCTAAATGGGTTTAGGTTTAAAATCTACACACTGGAATCTCTTTAATACAGCTTAATGATCCCTTTTGATGCAGGCTGGATTGAGAACTTGCCCAAGCTGGTGGAGGATATAGTTCAGACATCGATTAACACAGGTCCACACGGTGCGTTGCGTCTTGTCCAAGGCGTTCAGGCCTTTGTTGGGGTTGGAGGAGAGTGGCTGAATGATATCTCTAAGGTACCTGTTTTTAATATGTTTCAAGTGAATCTTTCATAATTTCTCTTGTTTTATGTGAGTGAGACACTGTACACCTCCTGTGAGCTTAAATTTGCTTCTTCTTGTGACTCTCTGCAGACAACAAGTGTCTGGTGGATTACCAACTGAAATGCAGCTTGGTCTACTGTCTCCTCTGTATATGAGGAAGCTGTTTGAACGCATGGGAACTACTTAGATTAAGCTGGGCCAGGTGATTAGTTTTGCTAAAATGTAGTGCGAATTGTATCCTTTGATGATCTTTGTCAATTATACTCCTTATATCCAATCATTAAACTTAAGTTGTTTGTTCTACTTTAAGTTATTGTTTCTGTTACTTTaagttttttgtttctgttgctTTATGTTTCTTGTGTTCTGATGATATAAAAGCTTCCTTGTACTTATGTTCAAAATCATTCTTTCAccaatgtttattttttttaaaaccctTGAATAAGAAACTACCATTGGAAGGTATGAATAAAGCTTTTTCTTAAACAAGGTTCTTAATAAcatttaattagtaaaatattcATTAAGAGACACAATGGGGTTTGTGGGTTAATCATGCTCTAACTGACCCTTAAATAAAACAGATAAACAAACTAATACGTGGATAAACAACACATTTACTTATTattgaaacacaaagaaaaagaaaacataaccTAAGGGAACTAATTTATTGGTCATCTTGGAGGAACCACGCCATCTTCTCCAAATTGTTGCTCCATACGTTCATTCTTGAGCTGGAGCTGGAGCTTGCCCGGGAACCATCTCCATCTCCGGGACAATAGTAGTCCTTTCACTCCTCTTCATCAGAAGCTTGCATATGTAGACTATGCAATAGCCTACACCAGCAGCACAAAACAAGATGAAGATGATCAACCAGAACCACTTGGGACTGATTTGATCCTCATAGCCAGATAGAGCCATGTGAAAGAAAGTTATGAAAAAGAGAGTTAAAGATGAGAaataaacagagaagaagatgagaaaaCAGAGAACTTGGGAAAAAAATGAAGGAAGATGATGGGTATTAAAAGAGAGAACGAAGAAGATGTTTCATCAATTAACATTTTTGTGAATGCTAGACTAATGCTACAATGTTGTATTCAAGTTTATGAATGGTAAACAATTTATTTGGTTGCATATCATTTATGTTGATAATTATTGGAATAGGTAATAGGCAGATCATGACAACGTTAATTCACAAGCAGATCGAGATAGGGAAAACAGAGAACTTGGGAAAAAAAATGAAGGAAGATGATGGGTATTAAAAGAGAGAACGAAGAAGATGTTTCATCAATTAACATTTTTGTGAATGCTAGACTAATGCTACAATGTTGTATTCAAGTTTATGAATGGTAAACAATTTATTTGGTTGCATATCATCTATGTTGATAATTATGGAATATATAGGTAATAGGCAGATCATGACAACGTTAACAAGCAGATCGAGATAGGGAAAAGGGAAGAAGTGTAGCACGTGGGATGAAAATCAGAGAAGTGTTTAGATTTAATCATTGTTTGTGATTGAATTCTTTGCATCAGACCTAGCAATCCTATAACATTAATTATCCACCAAATGGTTTTGGCAATTTTCACCATGAAACCCtccattatctttttttttaattgctaAAGCTTCTAAACTaacaacttttatatatattcctaTTATTATTTGGCTATATTATATCAccacttttatttttaccaaaaaggtTTTAAACAATTATAGTGATATGTGAGATGTATATGTGGACATGTAACAAGCGACTGGGAGTACTttaattttgatgatttttttttaataaacatacATGTGTAACCTATGTCTCTATGCATATAGACTATACAATTAATATAGATCTCGATCGGTCCATACACTATGATACGTACGCAGAATTCATCTATAGACCTTGacaaatatatcaaaaaattatgtTCAATCGTTTTGACCTGGTATCTTTCCgcaacaaaaaaatgattttatatattcttatgaataataaataactaaaagtaAAACTATTGATAGTACCACAACAgatgtaaagaaaaaaagaaccaCAACAATACTATCAAAGGTCTTTTTCTAATAATAAGCAGTAAAAAATCATGTTGACTCGTGACATTTTTTatgttcaaacaaaaaaaaactgcaatTTGTAGTCGAATGAACATTAACTGAAAAGAACATAGGGAAGCTGATGTTCAGAACACTAATTGATTAGAACAGATCGATTTCTTCTCGACTCTATGATGCTGACAGCCCAACCaatctttttatatatcaattcgactccaagaaaaagaaaaattcataaATCCTTGCAATACAAAAGTTGGTAGAAACAAAACTAGACGTCTATAAGGGAAATGAGAATTTGATTTCTCGAGAAAAATGACATTTGGTTTTCTCGAAAAAATGAGAATGTACTTGGTAACTAAATTTTCTAGCTTGTAAAAATTAtccaaattgaaaaataattaactgCGAACGTCACGAACGATAATATAGATACCAATTTGTTATTTGGTTAAAGATAGTATTTGGACTTGAACATTTCTAAACTGCGGTTAATTAGTTTGCTCGATCCATAGTTTAGGTGGTTTACATGTCCAGATCATAAATTAGAGATACTAAGTTATGTTAATTGGAAGATGATTGCCAAAATCATCAACACATATAATTACTTATCTAGATGCATCGATAAGCATCATCTCCTAGGTAACCAGGTTTTGCActtcagtaaaaaaaattagattttggcCTGGTATCTTCCTGCCACAAAAAAACgattatactttatatatattcatatgaaTAATAAACGACAAAAGTAGTGAATCTAGTGATAGAACCATAACAATATTATCAAAGGGATGACTATTAAATTCCtcatttatttgataaattcccctctttttctctttctagCTATTCACAATTTCACATCAGTTCAATCATTGTTTACGTGGCGCactttttaaggaaaaaaacaCACAGCTCACAATCGTTTTTGCTTCTCTTTAAATAAATTTTCCTAAGCTACCGAAATAAACGAAACTTTATAATGGCCGCTGTATAAGTTTACAAGGTTGGTTTCAAATTGGCCCAAAATTGGCCGCTGTATTCACAAAAGAACTATAAAGATTCAGTGTAGATTACAGATGGCCCACAGAAAACAAAGCATGTGTAAATTTACTTAAAAGGATTAAAGAATTAGTAttgtaattttgaaaacaaagcAAGTTGTTCGAGCCGAGCAGTGGTGGTGCCGTGGTGGACAGCGATAAGGCACTCAGCTTTTCCAATCGAAGGGGAAGGAGGCTCGTATTTGCTTCTGCAGAAAGATGTATTTGTTAGAACGAGCGTCTTATCAAAAAATAGACCCTCTTATGTTTGTAGTGCCAGTGTAAAGGTATTTCTATCACGATCATTTGAAATTGAGTTTAATTATGCCAGCTTCTTGAACTACTTAGTATATTATACACTtcttaagattttaaaatgatGGCCTTCTAaactttaaaaatgtttttttcaagAATTGTTTAGAAATGTTTCTAGATAGGCTCCTACCGAGCTGAGGTTGTtgcaaatttatatgttatacaAGTATGCTCAGACCATGCGTTCAGCATCTGTGTGAcgaatataaactttatatgcGAGGAGATTTTCTATCAAGTACATTATCTTATGTTGTAGTAGGACTATGGAATTGATTCAGGTGTGTAATTTCTAGAGAGTTGATATTgatagaaaaataaagttagTAGAAAGGCACATATACTTGATAaggggtatatttttgttttttcttaaggttccatattatttaataaaattaaaacacattTAAATTGTATGATGCATATTTCATATACTTTAAGTAATagtataaaacaatataaaatcagatttataaaatttagcgaatatataaaaatttaaaccaaatatttttcttatttttctaaaattatttcaaaaatataaatctattttttttgtaaattaacaagtctataaattaataaatatgaaattctgatattattaatttatattgtttttattatgtcCATAAAGAAAGCACATGTTTACCCTTTATTACAATTAATTTTATCAACTTTCAGATATtactattcaaaattttaattccATATCAACTTATTTGTATCTGTTAAAAACATGCAATTTCTGACATCCAATACTACTAAAGTAAcggaaaaaaatttgttgtaTCCCACGGCGTAGTGCGGGTATCTACCTACTATTAGTAACgaaacattatatttaaaaaaaaggaaacaaaacatattttatgaaaatataatttatatatatgatctgatttcatagaaaaaaaattcacccAAAACAACtgtttgatattaaaaataaacatctattttaaaaataatattaaacagcataatatatattaaaaattaattaaaaacattttatttatgtctgtatattttcttagattatTACAAattaatacaataatatatactaaaatatcattgatgaactaaaaatattgtataattgCTAATACTGAgatgtttattcatttttgcATAACttatttttgttgaatttttaattttgatttacattttctatataataatctacaaaaacaaaaataaaatctacaaACTTTAATCAAACATAAATAGTACTAAAGATTATTTAAgtcttaatatttataaatacatatatacaacATTATATACCTATAATAAgaatacataaaatttaaaagttttatgattaagattatttagaatattttttaatttatattttatacatctAAAGTATAAAGTTacttaaaatttacaaaaaaatgtaaatgttGTTATATGttcatgatttttcaaaatttcatctTTAATGTTCATCTATAAACTTCATCCTTATCATCATTTCAGTATTTTCTACTATTTCATAAAAATGTCATTTATTGAAATAGTAATTCTACTTTTACCTCATGTTTTGTatcacttttcatgtttatctttttttacaaATACCTAAAATATGAGATTTTATTAAAGAGGCTAAAACTCTTTTACATctactttaaatatataaacataaataattatttaaataaacagTAAAagctaaaaaattaaaagttatttttatataatatttgaattataagtttttttagTTCAAAAGTTCTTATAacttttacagttttttttcaaaaacataaagttcaaaattttattttgaaatccgaaaattttattgaaactctttttcaaaattttatttttatttttagtattatttttttatttttaaaatctaaaatcctACTTTCCAAAACGCATCTTTCGAATCTAAATCTTAAGTCTGGATTCACTAAccctataaatataaatgtttatttcaCCACAAGAAATGTTTTCATGGCTATGTCCAAAATTTTGTGGCTATTTGGCGATAATCACAAATAGCCACAAAATTATTTCGCACGTACGGCTTAACCACAAACAATATCTGAGCTAATTTCCACGGATAAAACAAATCACATTTGTAGCTATTATAGCCACAACTAGTAATGTACCAAATTGTAGCTATTTTGCCAAATTAACACAAATCTAATTTTGGATTTATGACACAAATAACCACATATGTAATTCTggctattatataaaattttattaaaaatataattttgataattaaattaattaataaatacaaaaacaacTACCAAATTGAGTTTacaattacaaaacaaattatattattaaaaaaatattttgtaatatacAACATCAGTCTCTGAATAGATTCTTCTCCAAAATTGTGAGCTAAGAAAGAGCAAAAAACATACAATGTCAACACAACTCTTTATTTTGTACTCATGTCGTTGGTAGGATCACCTTTGAAGACAGCCAGAAGTTAATCTATTTAGGAAAGGATTGGATTGGTGTCTCATGTGTTTCGTGTGTAATCTATGAGCTTTACCTGATACACTGTAGAAGCTGCAGTCAACTCGTCATACAAGAGACAAGGATTGGTGTCTCATGTGTTTCGTGTGTAATCTATGAGCTTTACCTGATACACTGTAGAAGCTGCAGTCAACTCGTCATACAAGAGACAAGGATTGGTGTCTCATGTGTTTCGTGTGTAATCTATGAGCTTTACCTGATACACTGTAGAAGCTGCAGTCAACTCGTCAAAGTTCCAACGATCCCTACCTACAGTATGGGCAGCAACAATCCGCTGTTACAATGCCTCTAGCACGACCCAATCTACAACTTGGCACTGGGAGGTCGACCAGATACAGATTTCTTCATCTATGGAATCGCTCATGAAGTGATCATCATTAACCAAGTTAAACTGAACAGATGTAactacaaaattattaaattagaatGGTCTTCTGATTCATAGAATGATACACAAGTACACAACATAAACAGAAGAACATTACCTTGGTTACTGTGAAAGACGATTCCAAGACATGCCTCATGACCAATCTGCCGTGCTGCAAATCTCATTTAAGTTTCTCTCTATTAATTTGCataatttcatttttctaaAACTGAAAGCTTATATCTTTGGATGTATAAATATGAGTAAACCTTTAATTAAACCAATTGACTAAAGGGATTCCAGGGTTTATTGACTGTTTGTGACCTTTTTGCCAAAAAGTATTGTGGTGGGGCCATAATGGGCCAATAAGTAAAAAAACTATGCACAATTAAAACAATTAGTCCCTATAAAAGGTTTACATTAAACCTATTACTGCCGACTTACTCACCGGACAATTTTAAGTTTCGCCACGCCTCACAATATTGCGAGTCGTGTCCAATGTTTTAAATGGCATACTCTTATctaaatttgttatataaaaacactgataaaattataattttttttttgatgaccCTGGTATCCGAATGCCTCAAAAGGAATCCGACTAGCGCCTAATGACTGTCTCGGAAATCTGGCCATTGCCCGCCAGAAAGCCCGCCGAAGGCATCCAGGAGGGCTAGTGATCACCCTATGTTAAGCTACCAGCGGCCACGCGCAGCAGATCTGGGTTTCTCCGTATTGGGCCCAAAAATCCCTCAAGATAATCACCACAAATCTGCAAGAGGTAGCCTCGAACCCTCGATCTTGCGGACAACAGGAGGGAGCATATACCACTTGACTACTGACACGTGGttaattataactttttaaatatggatTTGTGAGTGCATggattttatttgatattttaattttatgaaaaacataaaaatgaaaaatctttTTATTGAAGATTTGAATCTCTTGCATATGTTTTGTGAAACTAATTTTAAGATTAGGAACTCGTACTTCCAAATAAGTTCTGACtagtatttatgttttaataattatggTGCACATGGAGGTGGAATCATTATCAATTTTGTACTTAGGGCTAAGAAAATATTCCGACCAGAAAATTGCAATTGCATCCAATTCAAATAAGAAAGAATGAAAGTAAAATAGAAAGAAACTGTTGAATCAAGCCAATCAATTTAAGCCACTTTCTTATGatctctcttaattttatgtttgtatatGTTAACATTCTATGTTATTTTTCTTGCTTAATATATTCTTATGTTTATATGGTCATTTAGTGTTTTTGTTGTCATTTTAGgtccttaaatttttttttatcatttatatatttttagtttgcATGGTCTATTCATCTTTGGTTGTTCAACTGATAAAAAACATTTGGATCATCTTTTTTATCAGGTAGCTTAGAATAGTGAAACTGTGAATACTATCTgcaatttgatattttttttgtagccACAAAAGATATGTGTATGATGAAGATTATGTTTTTTGAATCTCGTTTGTGTGACAAccgtttataataaaaatattactattagCTTCACCAAATTAATTCTATAAGACCATTATTATTGGTGAAACTCTTTTTGGGTTTCTTAaatcttattttttgttttggcttatttaaaaaaaaataaaaaagaaatcaatcGCGGACTTCCACGTGGCGATTGGACCCGCAAACAGTTCAAGAAATAGATCAAAATTGATTCTTAACTCACACCTTTTGTGACCGACTATTAGCAAATTTGTGGAGGCCACTACCTCTTTTAGTGTAAAACCCTTCTAAGAAACTAGGGATAATTATGCTCTAAGAACATTCATTTATGTTAAACCAGAAAGCATGATTAGAAATAAAACAAGACAAATACTCATTTTCCTTCACTGAAATCATGTTGCATGGCTAATATTTTACCACGTGACCGTGTTTCAATTGATATAACTGGGTACTCATGGGCCCTGGGCCCACATGAATAAACTCATGGACACGCTCATGTCAAGTTAACGTTCAGatcatctccaatgtattttgttattttcacctctaaaataaaaaaaactcgaTAATAAAGGTGGAATGTgttccaatgtatttctctaaaatagcaatctctattttatagagtaaaaaatagagaaatgctatttcttcctctataaatagaggaaaaaatagaaatctctattatagaagaagaaatagaggtGAGTTGGAATAATTTCACCTctaaataatactattatagaggtgaaaatagtaATGAGTTTGAGATGCTCTCAGAAAGAGTGacaaatagagagagagatggcgacTAATTGAAAAGAACATATGGGACATATGAAGTTGATGTTCAGAGCATAGAACAGATCGATTTCTTCCATATACATATGGGACTTCCACTCTACCTGTTCTTAATATATATCCATTCGACTACAAAAAATGCATAAATCCTTTGAACAAAAGTTAGTGGAAAAAAAACCAGCTTCAAGAGTTTGGAAACAAAACTAAACTTGTTAAGAAAAATAAGGATTCGCTTTTCCGAAAAAGTGAGaattacttctttttatttggtAAAATGAGAATTACTAGGTAACTATTATTTCTACtttctagcaaaaaaaaaaaaaaaaaaaaaaaaaaaaaaactattatttctactttgtaaaatttaatccaaaatgaaaagaaaaaataatagcCACGACGTCacaaattattatatcaatacCATTTTGTTATTTGCTTAAGGATAATATTTGGACATACATATGCAAACCGTTGCATAGATAAATGTCAAAGATTACatagataaatcataaatttcaAACTCCACAAGAGTTTCCTCCTGGACCACCGTAATTGAAAAAGTACCCTAGACGAGTACGACGGTACCACTCTACCTTACCGACTCTTAGCCCGTAGCATCGTGGACTATCTACCAATATCTCAATAGGAAAAGAACTGATTTTATTTTGCTTGTAGTTAGAATTCAAGACATCAATGTTTGCAAAAATTGCTGAAGTTCTCCGGCCTTTATCCGGAAATTTACCATTACCCATTGGAGGGCTTGAACCAGAAGGAGAAGCTTTAACCACACCACCAACTCCAACCATACTTGCACCATTGTCGAAAAGGTTAAATAATTCTTTTGGCCAATAACCAACATCACCATTGGGCTCATCTGGTCCCAGAAGTGTAAGCCACCAGTTTCCTGTATCTTTATCCTGAAAACagtatataaatacaaatgaGTTGTTAACATGAAATTACATATCACTGGTATGTTTCTATAAATTACATGATTTATAAAGAAGATATACCTGATGGATGAAGGGACGTAAAAAGGAAGGCTCTTTTGGCGAAATATCAATGGGTTGAACTATGGGAATAGTCTGTGATACTTGAACAAACCCTGAACAAGCTGTATTGTAACATCCTTTTTCATCTTTACCCtatcaaaattatattgaatatttacatattatttttatttacatattgaCTACACAATCAATGGAAACCAAATAAGTTGATCATAAATATGCAGACCTTCCAAAATCCATATGACCAAACACGTCCGTCGCCAAAAAGTCCTGGATTTATCTAAGAACAAGAGTTGCAATAATTTAAGATTACCAACAATATTATATGGGATAAAGGGAAGAAATTTGcacaaaaacaataaaaggTAAAATCTACCATAAATCCCGCAGAGATGTAATTGATCTTGTTATTCACACCACTGCCTAAATATATTTGACTATATGAGGCTTGATCCTTTTCAATTTTTAGGTCAACTCCATAAACCCAGGCTTGTATACCACGATATGGACCAGCATGCGACCTTACTCCAGCAATCTACAAAAGACCCGGTTATAACAAACATATATACACATTAATAATACATTCATACAAGCAATATTAGATCAAAGAATATAACGAAAGTGGATGCTTACATGTGTTCCAGGGCTGTCTACTGAT is a genomic window containing:
- the LOC130494733 gene encoding uncharacterized protein LOC130494733; translation: MALVIMNVLLLLFSVVLVRSDQTTTPLKSFKIGENVTYDCINIYKQPGLDHPLLKNHTIQMKPSRSELNSQTGNNITQKNKIKCPDGTIPVLKNTKDFLTSANLFPENYVHPQSVDSPGTHIAGVRSHAGPYRGIQAWVYGVDLKIEKDQASYSQIYLGSGVNNKINYISAGFMINPGLFGDGRVWSYGFWKGKDEKGCYNTACSGFVQVSQTIPIVQPIDISPKEPSFLRPFIHQDKDTGNWWLTLLGPDEPNGDVGYWPKELFNLFDNGASMVGVGGVVKASPSGSSPPMGNGKFPDKGRRTSAIFANIDVLNSNYKQNKISSFPIEILVDSPRCYGLRVGKVEWYRRTRLGYFFNYGGPGGNSCGV